In the genome of cyanobacterium endosymbiont of Braarudosphaera bigelowii, one region contains:
- a CDS encoding ribonuclease catalytic domain-containing protein, whose protein sequence is MEKGKLIEFRVNGERRLAVVDRPEGKKDWIVVDSEGSSYKLRQQRVEYEVMGGPYVSNQIPKFITDAKSCLDPSNLEIAWELLIEEKKTFTPEEMASFLFSACSPVILYATYRLLSDDKIYFKKKGDSYEARSPGQVEEIKHQIEIENQRQKDKEFFLNNIHRRIAGEEIIWTEKDCSKLELLEKFVLQPDQNHRNAQDLLKELGQIVSPNAAFDFLVSIGWWSPNENLFLKRSSYPINFPKKVLDVVSFSLQDLSLNTDNERMDLTHLKVYTIDDESTEEIDDGLSIEFLEDNTIKLWIHIADPTHLVNPGDELDLEARKRSTTLYLPTGIISMFPTELATGPMSLRQGQLCPSLSFGVILNEDGAVLDYSIHTSIIKPTYRLTYNDVNEILQLGITAESELAILAKAAKQRCCWRKSQGSITIKMPEASIKVKSEDEIVIDLLETSVSRQLVAEMMILAGEVAGDYCQKNSIPVPFRGQPQPDLPSEEELLLLPAGPVRSCALRSCMPKGEMATIPNRHSSLGLNYYTQVTSPIRRYTDLLTHFQIKAHLRNQSLPFTLDVMQNILYSVTLSAQEASFVERQTNRYWGLEFLRRNADQVWQGLVLRWLREDEGLGIILLEELGLELPHHFGRSVRLGDRINVQVSRSDPHRDEIRFREVLKDKIETQKI, encoded by the coding sequence GTGGAAAAAGGTAAACTAATCGAGTTTAGAGTCAACGGAGAACGTCGCTTAGCTGTCGTTGATCGTCCAGAAGGAAAAAAAGATTGGATTGTAGTTGATAGTGAAGGAAGCTCATACAAGTTAAGACAACAAAGAGTAGAATACGAAGTGATGGGCGGACCGTATGTTTCTAACCAAATCCCTAAGTTTATTACAGATGCTAAGTCTTGTTTAGATCCATCTAATTTAGAAATAGCCTGGGAACTATTAATAGAAGAAAAGAAAACTTTCACACCAGAAGAAATGGCAAGCTTTCTTTTTTCTGCATGTTCTCCTGTAATTCTCTATGCCACTTATCGGTTACTTTCTGATGATAAGATTTACTTTAAGAAAAAAGGGGATAGCTATGAAGCTCGTTCTCCTGGACAAGTTGAAGAAATTAAGCATCAAATTGAAATTGAAAATCAACGCCAGAAAGATAAGGAGTTTTTTTTAAATAATATTCATCGTAGAATAGCTGGAGAAGAAATAATATGGACTGAAAAGGATTGTAGTAAGTTAGAATTACTAGAAAAATTTGTTTTACAACCTGATCAAAATCATCGAAACGCACAAGATCTTCTTAAGGAGCTAGGACAAATTGTAAGCCCAAATGCTGCGTTCGATTTTTTAGTAAGTATTGGGTGGTGGAGCCCAAATGAAAACTTATTCTTAAAGCGTAGCTCTTATCCTATTAATTTTCCCAAAAAGGTACTAGACGTGGTTTCTTTTTCTTTGCAAGACCTATCCCTCAACACTGATAATGAACGCATGGACTTAACTCATCTAAAAGTCTACACTATAGATGATGAAAGTACTGAAGAAATTGACGATGGTCTAAGTATAGAATTTTTAGAAGATAATACTATTAAACTATGGATACACATAGCAGATCCTACTCATTTAGTTAATCCAGGAGACGAACTTGATTTAGAAGCAAGGAAACGAAGTACAACCTTGTATCTACCTACAGGAATAATCTCTATGTTTCCGACAGAATTAGCTACTGGACCTATGAGCTTAAGGCAAGGTCAGTTGTGTCCTTCGCTGAGTTTTGGGGTAATTTTGAATGAGGATGGTGCCGTTCTTGATTACTCTATTCATACTAGTATTATCAAGCCTACTTATCGTTTAACTTATAACGATGTTAATGAAATTTTGCAATTAGGCATAACTGCTGAATCAGAATTGGCTATTTTAGCTAAAGCAGCAAAACAACGATGTTGCTGGAGGAAATCTCAAGGATCAATTACCATTAAAATGCCAGAGGCATCTATTAAGGTTAAATCTGAAGATGAAATTGTAATTGATTTATTGGAAACATCTGTTTCTCGTCAATTGGTAGCAGAAATGATGATCCTCGCTGGTGAAGTAGCTGGAGATTATTGTCAAAAAAATAGTATTCCTGTTCCTTTTAGAGGACAGCCTCAGCCAGACTTACCTTCCGAGGAAGAACTGCTATTATTACCTGCTGGACCAGTTAGATCATGTGCCTTACGCAGTTGCATGCCTAAAGGGGAAATGGCAACCATTCCAAATCGTCACTCAAGTTTAGGCTTAAATTATTACACTCAAGTAACATCTCCAATACGGCGCTATACAGACTTATTAACTCATTTCCAAATCAAAGCTCATCTTCGTAATCAGTCATTGCCATTCACATTAGATGTGATGCAAAACATCTTATATAGTGTAACTCTTTCGGCACAAGAGGCATCATTTGTAGAAAGACAAACTAACAGATATTGGGGCTTAGAATTTCTACGACGCAATGCTGATCAGGTCTGGCAAGGTTTAGTACTACGCTGGTTACGGGAAGATGAAGGATTAGGAATAATTTTATTAGAGGAATTAGGCTTAGAGCTGCCTCATCATTTTGGACGCTCAGTTCGATTAGGTGATCGAATTAATGTTCAAGTTAGTCGTTCTGATCCACACCGAGACGAAATCCGTTTTCGTGAAGTGCTAAAGGATAAAATTGAAACGCAAAAAATTTAA
- the aroQ gene encoding type II 3-dehydroquinate dehydratase: protein MVIDNSKRISILILHGPNLNLLGKRESKIYGSISLKEVNILLNKKALALRIRISIVQSNHEGTIVELIHQSLGQHQGILINAGAYTHTSLAIADACLAVEIPVVEVHLSNIYKREHIRHYSHIAPISIGQITGFGVNSYLLGLEALYDYLCQ from the coding sequence ATGGTAATTGATAACTCAAAAAGAATTAGTATACTAATACTCCATGGACCCAATTTAAACTTGTTGGGAAAACGTGAGTCTAAAATTTATGGTTCTATTTCTTTAAAAGAAGTTAATATTTTATTAAACAAAAAAGCTTTGGCTTTAAGAATTAGAATATCGATAGTTCAGTCTAACCACGAGGGCACTATTGTTGAGTTAATTCATCAGTCTTTGGGACAACACCAGGGGATATTAATTAATGCTGGAGCATATACACATACTAGCTTAGCTATAGCTGATGCTTGTCTCGCTGTTGAAATTCCAGTAGTAGAAGTACATTTGAGTAATATATATAAAAGAGAACATATACGTCATTACTCTCATATTGCTCCTATTTCTATTGGACAAATAACTGGATTTGGTGTTAACAGTTACTTATTAGGCTTAGAGGCTCTGTATGATTATCTTTGTCAATAG
- the thrS gene encoding threonine--tRNA ligase, with amino-acid sequence MVKQSTLIEVSEQQPIKLLRTSESYKLKCIRHTASHIMAMAVQKLFPEAKVTIGPWTETGFYYDFDISKPFSDQDLKSIKKEMVKIIKSKLPVIKEEITLEEARERISKVQEPYKLEILENIQAPITLYHLGKQWWDLCSGPHLENTGDLHPKAFDIESVAGAYWRGDETRIQLQRIYGTAWENPEQLAEYKKRKEEALKRDHRKLGKELGLFIFSNSVGPGLPLWTPKGTIVRSVLESFLKEEQLKRGYLPVVTPHIGKVDLFKTSGHWQNYKEDMFPLMSDSEDAKNEEIGFVLKPMNCPFHIQIYKSELRSYRDLPVRLAEFGTVYRYEKSGELGGLTRVRGFTVDDSHLFVKPDQLDDEFLDVVNLILSVFESLQLKKFKARLSFRDSNSDKYIGSDEVWEKSQNAIYRAVKMLNIDYFEAKGEAAFYGPKLDFIFQDALDREWQLGTVQVDYNLPERFNLEYVGEEGDKHRPIMIHRAPFGSLERLIGILIEEYAGDFPLWLSPVQLRILPVSDIYLDYAKSVMKIMLASKIRAEVDTSGERLGKMIRRGEKQKIPVMAIIGSKEMEANSLNIRTRKSGELGLITTDDLIKNILETISNHDNF; translated from the coding sequence ATGGTTAAACAGTCTACATTAATTGAAGTATCTGAGCAGCAACCTATAAAGCTACTCCGTACTAGTGAATCTTATAAACTAAAATGCATCCGCCATACTGCCTCCCATATCATGGCTATGGCTGTGCAAAAACTTTTCCCTGAAGCAAAAGTTACAATCGGACCTTGGACAGAAACAGGATTTTATTATGATTTCGATATTTCTAAACCTTTTTCAGACCAAGATTTAAAAAGTATTAAAAAAGAAATGGTTAAGATTATCAAATCTAAACTTCCAGTCATAAAAGAAGAAATTACATTAGAAGAGGCTAGAGAACGTATTAGTAAAGTTCAGGAACCTTACAAATTAGAAATTCTTGAAAATATTCAGGCACCTATTACGCTATATCATTTAGGGAAACAGTGGTGGGATCTATGTAGTGGTCCTCATCTAGAAAATACTGGAGATTTACATCCTAAAGCATTTGATATAGAGTCAGTAGCTGGAGCATACTGGAGAGGAGATGAGACTAGAATACAATTACAACGTATCTATGGAACTGCTTGGGAAAACCCTGAACAATTAGCAGAGTATAAAAAACGTAAAGAAGAAGCTTTAAAAAGAGATCACCGGAAATTAGGTAAAGAGTTAGGTTTGTTTATTTTTTCAAACTCTGTAGGGCCTGGTTTACCACTATGGACTCCAAAAGGAACTATAGTTAGATCTGTTTTAGAAAGTTTTTTAAAAGAAGAACAGTTAAAACGAGGATATCTTCCAGTAGTAACTCCTCATATTGGTAAAGTAGACCTATTTAAAACTTCTGGTCATTGGCAGAACTATAAGGAAGACATGTTTCCCTTAATGAGTGATAGTGAGGATGCCAAAAATGAAGAAATAGGGTTCGTTTTAAAACCTATGAATTGTCCTTTCCATATTCAAATTTATAAAAGTGAACTAAGATCTTATCGTGACTTACCTGTACGATTAGCAGAATTTGGCACTGTTTATCGTTATGAAAAATCAGGTGAATTAGGTGGATTAACTCGTGTAAGGGGTTTCACAGTTGATGATTCTCATTTATTTGTTAAACCTGATCAATTAGATGATGAATTTCTTGATGTTGTAAATTTAATCCTTTCAGTCTTTGAAAGTTTGCAGCTCAAAAAATTTAAAGCAAGATTAAGTTTCCGCGATTCTAATTCTGATAAATATATTGGGAGTGATGAAGTCTGGGAAAAGTCACAAAATGCTATTTATCGTGCAGTTAAAATGTTGAATATTGATTATTTTGAAGCAAAAGGAGAGGCAGCATTTTATGGTCCAAAGCTAGATTTTATTTTCCAAGATGCTCTGGATAGAGAATGGCAATTAGGAACTGTACAGGTTGATTATAATTTACCTGAAAGGTTTAATTTAGAATATGTAGGAGAAGAAGGTGATAAGCATAGACCTATCATGATTCATCGAGCTCCCTTTGGATCTTTAGAACGTTTAATTGGCATTCTAATTGAAGAATATGCTGGTGACTTTCCTCTATGGCTATCCCCAGTTCAATTACGTATTTTACCTGTAAGTGATATATATCTTGATTATGCTAAAAGTGTAATGAAAATCATGCTTGCGTCAAAAATTAGGGCAGAAGTTGATACTTCAGGGGAAAGACTTGGAAAAATGATTCGAAGAGGAGAAAAACAAAAGATTCCTGTTATGGCAATAATAGGTTCAAAAGAAATGGAAGCCAATTCTTTAAATATTCGAACTAGAAAATCGGGAGAATTAGGTCTAATTACTACTGATGATCTCATAAAGAATATATTAGAAACTATTTCTAATCATGATAATTTCTAA
- the serS gene encoding serine--tRNA ligase, with the protein MLDLKKIRENPEVIQTLLNSREPYPKYDLKPILNYDKRQRELEVLCTELQTKSNEISKLIGQKIKNGLDPTVEEISNLREEGNSLKKKLFELEPEEKKVKEKLENLLSQLPNLPISSTPVGKNETENVEVRSWGEEYLPKIQVLPHWEIAENLGILEVEKAVKIAKSRFVALFGAGAALERALISFMLDQHIASGYLEVMPPILVNSNALRGTGQLPKFAEESFFCHDDDLWLSPTAEVPLMNLYSNEILEKEKLSIRHCAFTPCFRREAGSYGKDTRGLIRLHQFNKVELVKIVHPEDSEMEHQQLVKDVEAILQALKLPYRVLELCTGDLGFGAAKCYDLEVWLPSSDSYREISSCSNCWDFQARRANIRFKEKGKKGTMYVHSLNGSGLAVGRTMAAILENYQQVDGTIKVPDVLQPYLKREIL; encoded by the coding sequence GTGTTAGACCTTAAAAAAATACGAGAAAATCCAGAAGTCATACAAACGTTACTTAATAGTCGTGAGCCTTATCCAAAATATGATCTTAAGCCTATTTTAAATTATGACAAACGACAAAGGGAATTAGAAGTCCTTTGTACCGAATTACAAACGAAAAGTAATGAAATTAGTAAATTAATTGGACAAAAAATAAAAAATGGCTTGGATCCAACAGTAGAAGAAATTAGTAACCTTAGAGAAGAGGGGAATAGTTTAAAAAAGAAACTTTTTGAATTAGAACCCGAAGAAAAAAAAGTAAAAGAAAAACTTGAAAATTTACTATCACAACTTCCCAACTTACCTATTTCTTCTACACCTGTTGGAAAAAATGAGACAGAGAATGTAGAGGTGAGATCTTGGGGAGAAGAGTATCTACCAAAAATACAAGTATTACCTCATTGGGAAATTGCTGAGAATCTTGGTATTCTAGAAGTGGAAAAAGCTGTCAAGATAGCGAAAAGCCGTTTTGTGGCGCTATTTGGAGCAGGAGCAGCTTTAGAAAGAGCTTTAATAAGTTTTATGCTTGATCAACATATAGCTTCAGGCTATCTAGAAGTTATGCCTCCTATCTTAGTTAATAGTAATGCTTTAAGAGGAACAGGGCAGTTGCCAAAATTTGCCGAAGAAAGCTTTTTTTGTCATGATGATGATTTGTGGTTATCACCTACTGCAGAAGTTCCTCTAATGAACCTTTATAGTAATGAAATTTTAGAAAAAGAAAAATTATCTATTAGGCATTGTGCTTTCACTCCTTGCTTTCGTAGAGAAGCAGGAAGTTATGGAAAAGATACAAGAGGACTAATTCGACTTCATCAATTTAATAAAGTTGAATTAGTAAAAATTGTTCATCCCGAAGATTCAGAGATGGAACACCAACAATTAGTGAAAGATGTAGAGGCCATTTTACAGGCTTTAAAACTTCCATATCGAGTTTTAGAGCTATGCACAGGAGATTTAGGCTTTGGTGCAGCAAAATGCTATGATTTAGAAGTATGGCTACCTTCATCTGATTCTTATAGAGAAATATCAAGTTGCTCTAATTGTTGGGATTTTCAGGCAAGACGAGCTAATATACGTTTTAAGGAAAAAGGCAAAAAAGGAACTATGTATGTGCATTCTCTAAATGGCTCAGGACTTGCAGTGGGAAGAACTATGGCAGCTATTTTAGAGAACTATCAACAAGTTGATGGAACTATTAAAGTACCTGATGTTTTACAACCATACTTAAAGAGAGAAATTTTATAG
- a CDS encoding redoxin domain-containing protein yields the protein MSPDSKKSHIKLINKHNLSLELLSDYNHKVAKMYTV from the coding sequence ATTAGTCCGGATTCTAAAAAATCACATATTAAGCTCATTAATAAACATAATTTATCTCTAGAGTTATTATCTGACTATAATCATAAAGTTGCAAAAATGTATACTGTTTAA
- the rodA gene encoding rod shape-determining protein RodA codes for MLRSKKYNFQKKNKCFFVPWLSLFFEIDWLLLILVVSLTSLGGLIIKSTELNETSTNCLQHLLLGSVGFIIMLFIARFNYKNLMIWHWLIYFITNISLIAVIILGVTANGAQSWIEIGGFNIQPSEFAKVGLIITLAALLHQNDASKILSVLRVLGITFIPWALIMFQPDLGTGLVFAAITLGMLYWANIHPGWLILLISPIVSAILFNIFFIVWIGWTIIMGIISWFTLPYRFISTIGIISINFAAGKLSNIFWGLLKEYQKDRLTLFLDPEKNPLGGGYQLIQSRIAIGSGELWGRGLFHGTQTQLDFVPEQHTDFIFSVVGEELGFIGSMVVLIIFWLICFRYVLIASQAEENFGSLLAIGVLSMTSFQVIVNICMTVGLAPITGIPLPWLSYGKSALLTNFIALGLVESVFKHKQRKRLY; via the coding sequence ATGTTAAGGTCCAAGAAATACAACTTTCAAAAAAAAAACAAGTGTTTTTTTGTCCCATGGTTATCTCTTTTTTTTGAAATTGATTGGTTGTTATTAATACTTGTAGTTAGTTTGACCAGTTTAGGTGGATTAATTATTAAGAGTACTGAGCTAAATGAAACATCTACTAATTGTTTACAGCACTTATTACTAGGAAGTGTTGGCTTTATCATAATGCTTTTTATAGCTAGATTTAATTACAAAAACTTAATGATATGGCATTGGTTAATTTACTTCATAACAAATATTTCATTAATAGCGGTTATTATTCTTGGAGTAACTGCAAATGGGGCTCAAAGCTGGATCGAAATTGGAGGGTTTAACATACAACCTTCAGAATTTGCAAAGGTTGGTTTAATAATCACTTTAGCCGCACTATTACATCAAAATGACGCAAGTAAAATTCTATCGGTGTTACGTGTTTTAGGAATAACCTTTATCCCTTGGGCCTTAATAATGTTTCAACCTGACTTAGGTACAGGACTTGTTTTTGCAGCGATTACATTAGGAATGCTTTATTGGGCAAATATACATCCTGGCTGGTTGATCTTGTTAATATCTCCCATCGTTTCAGCTATTTTATTCAATATTTTTTTTATTGTTTGGATTGGCTGGACAATAATTATGGGTATTATTTCTTGGTTTACTTTGCCTTACCGTTTTATTTCTACAATAGGAATTATAAGTATTAACTTTGCGGCAGGTAAATTAAGTAATATCTTTTGGGGATTATTAAAGGAGTATCAAAAAGATCGCCTAACCTTATTTTTAGACCCAGAGAAAAATCCTCTAGGCGGAGGCTATCAATTAATACAATCTCGTATCGCAATTGGTTCTGGAGAGCTGTGGGGAAGAGGATTATTTCACGGAACTCAAACTCAATTGGACTTTGTTCCTGAACAGCACACAGATTTTATTTTTTCAGTGGTAGGTGAAGAACTTGGTTTTATTGGTTCTATGGTAGTTTTGATAATATTTTGGTTAATATGTTTTAGGTATGTTTTGATTGCCTCTCAAGCAGAAGAAAATTTTGGATCCCTATTAGCTATAGGAGTTTTATCAATGACCTCTTTTCAGGTAATTGTTAATATTTGTATGACAGTAGGTCTAGCACCTATTACAGGTATTCCCTTACCTTGGCTAAGTTACGGAAAATCAGCTTTACTAACTAACTTTATCGCATTAGGATTAGTAGAGTCAGTTTTTAAGCATAAGCAAAGAAAAAGACTTTATTAG
- a CDS encoding Mrp/NBP35 family ATP-binding protein, which produces MLNNESILNALQPVQDPELKKSLVTLNMIRNISIEDSKVKFTLVLTTPACPLKELIIQDCEKALKELPEVQTVEIEVTSETPTQKALPTQQSISEVKNIIAVSSGKGGVGKSTVAVNTAIALAQMGAKVGLLDADIYGPNAPTMLGVEDYQVTVQKRPEGDILEPIFSSGIKMVSMGFLINPGQPVVWRGPMLNGIIRQFLYQVNWGPLDYLIVDMPPGTGDVQLTLAQSVPLAGAVIVTTPQNVSLVDAYRGVKMFEQLKINILGIVENMSYFIPPDLPNHSYDIFGSGGGIKASEELQIPLLGLVPLEISLREGGDKGVPILISHPQSASARALKLIAQQIAGKISVAALA; this is translated from the coding sequence ATGCTTAATAATGAATCAATTTTAAATGCTTTACAACCAGTTCAAGATCCGGAGCTTAAAAAGAGTTTAGTAACTCTTAATATGATTCGTAATATTTCAATAGAAGATAGTAAAGTTAAATTTACTTTAGTATTAACTACCCCAGCATGTCCCTTAAAAGAATTAATTATCCAAGATTGTGAAAAGGCATTAAAAGAATTACCAGAAGTCCAAACTGTTGAGATAGAGGTGACATCAGAAACTCCAACACAAAAAGCTTTACCCACTCAACAATCCATATCAGAGGTAAAAAATATAATTGCCGTTTCTAGCGGGAAAGGAGGTGTGGGGAAAAGTACTGTAGCAGTCAATACTGCTATCGCCTTAGCACAGATGGGAGCAAAAGTTGGTCTACTTGATGCTGATATTTATGGACCTAACGCACCCACAATGCTCGGAGTAGAAGACTATCAGGTTACAGTCCAAAAAAGACCAGAAGGAGACATTTTAGAGCCTATCTTTAGTAGTGGAATAAAGATGGTATCGATGGGTTTTCTGATTAATCCCGGTCAACCAGTAGTTTGGCGTGGTCCTATGTTAAACGGAATTATTCGTCAATTTTTATATCAGGTTAACTGGGGACCTCTTGACTACCTGATAGTTGACATGCCTCCTGGAACAGGAGATGTACAATTGACTCTAGCACAATCAGTTCCTCTAGCTGGAGCTGTTATTGTGACGACTCCACAAAATGTTTCTTTAGTAGACGCATATCGTGGAGTTAAAATGTTTGAACAACTAAAAATTAATATTTTAGGTATTGTGGAAAATATGAGTTATTTCATTCCTCCAGATTTACCAAATCACTCTTATGATATATTTGGATCTGGGGGAGGAATAAAGGCATCAGAAGAATTACAGATTCCTTTGCTAGGTCTTGTACCCTTAGAAATTTCTCTCAGGGAAGGAGGAGACAAAGGAGTACCTATATTAATATCACATCCACAATCCGCTTCAGCTAGAGCTTTGAAACTTATTGCTCAACAAATTGCTGGTAAAATATCGGTAGCAGCTTTAGCGTAA
- a CDS encoding DUF6825 family protein produces the protein MNNSALNAFFLGRAFAEVLGEKIEESLTNTLSELSKLGAEQEENLNDFIQEIKIRAKNNLTQDDPSNITVNDFSSIDLQETIDDLRAEIARLKAELKNYHS, from the coding sequence ATGAATAATTCTGCTCTCAATGCCTTTTTCTTAGGTCGAGCATTTGCTGAAGTGCTTGGTGAAAAAATCGAAGAATCTTTAACTAATACACTTAGTGAACTAAGTAAGTTAGGTGCTGAACAAGAAGAAAATTTAAATGATTTTATTCAAGAAATAAAAATACGTGCGAAAAATAATCTAACGCAAGACGATCCTAGCAATATCACTGTAAATGATTTTTCATCTATAGATCTCCAGGAAACTATTGATGATTTAAGAGCAGAGATTGCCCGTCTTAAAGCAGAGTTAAAAAATTATCATAGTTAA
- a CDS encoding ABC1 kinase family protein, producing the protein MNSSATNKKYRWNNNNYSNVHRRLDIWLFFLSLMFKLWLNNKKFSYRGGWTKEKLIKRRRILAVWIREKLLDLGPTFIKVGQLFSSRADLFPSEYVEELSKLQDEVPAFNYDEAKKIIEKDLGKPLSQIFYCFDSFPIAAASLGQVHKAILYSGEEVVVKIQRPGLKKLFTIDLAILKQVTYYFQNHPSWNKGKDWISIYNECYKILWLETDYLKEGKNADTFRRNFRNKDWVKVPRVYWRYTASRVLTLEYLPGIKINNYQALENLGLDRKVLAKLNAQAYLHQILNDGFFHADPHPGNIAISEDGALIFYDFGMIGTIESDVKRKLVNTFVGITQKDSNKIISSLIELNILDSKSDIGPARRSIQFMLDNFINKPINEQSITSIGDDLYEIAYNQSFKFPATFTFVMRAFSILEGVGKGLDPDFKFIEVAKPFILDFANFFTENTNNNFLNLFSNQVIEFGSVTLGLPNHIDNTLRKFDQGDIKLGVRSIESNRILQRLSMIQIATIWGSFVSSLLICTTLLFINNYLNLALVVIIITLIPLSILVRLFYRINRLNKRF; encoded by the coding sequence ATTAATTCATCTGCGACAAACAAAAAATATCGCTGGAATAATAACAATTATTCTAATGTTCATCGTCGTTTAGATATTTGGCTATTCTTCTTATCTCTTATGTTCAAGCTATGGCTTAATAATAAAAAGTTTAGCTACAGAGGAGGATGGACTAAAGAAAAACTAATTAAGAGAAGAAGGATATTAGCAGTCTGGATACGAGAAAAATTATTAGACTTAGGTCCAACTTTTATTAAAGTTGGACAGCTTTTTTCAAGTCGTGCAGATCTTTTTCCTTCTGAATATGTAGAAGAACTGTCAAAACTGCAAGATGAAGTTCCTGCTTTTAACTATGATGAAGCGAAAAAAATTATTGAGAAGGATCTGGGAAAACCTTTGTCTCAGATTTTTTATTGTTTTGATTCTTTTCCCATTGCGGCTGCAAGTCTAGGGCAAGTTCATAAAGCTATATTATATTCAGGGGAAGAAGTTGTTGTTAAAATACAACGTCCTGGCCTCAAAAAATTATTTACTATTGATCTAGCGATTTTGAAACAAGTCACCTACTATTTTCAAAATCATCCTAGTTGGAATAAGGGGAAAGACTGGATTAGCATTTATAACGAATGTTATAAAATTCTCTGGCTAGAAACAGATTACCTTAAAGAAGGAAAAAATGCAGATACTTTCCGTCGCAACTTTCGAAATAAAGATTGGGTTAAAGTACCAAGAGTTTATTGGCGCTATACTGCCTCTCGTGTTTTAACATTAGAGTATCTCCCAGGAATCAAAATTAATAATTACCAAGCATTGGAGAATTTAGGATTAGATCGTAAAGTATTGGCTAAGTTGAATGCACAAGCTTACTTGCATCAAATATTAAATGATGGTTTTTTTCATGCTGATCCTCATCCTGGAAATATTGCAATCAGTGAAGATGGAGCCTTAATATTTTATGATTTTGGAATGATAGGAACTATTGAATCTGATGTCAAAAGAAAATTAGTAAATACCTTTGTTGGTATAACTCAAAAAGATAGTAACAAAATCATATCTTCTTTAATTGAATTAAACATATTAGATTCGAAAAGCGATATTGGTCCAGCTCGGCGTTCTATACAGTTCATGCTAGATAATTTTATAAATAAACCTATTAACGAACAGTCTATCACTTCTATTGGTGATGATTTATATGAAATTGCTTACAATCAATCTTTTAAATTTCCTGCTACATTTACTTTCGTAATGCGTGCATTTTCTATTTTAGAAGGTGTAGGAAAAGGTTTAGACCCTGACTTTAAATTTATAGAAGTTGCTAAGCCTTTTATCTTGGATTTTGCAAATTTTTTTACTGAAAATACTAATAATAATTTCCTGAATCTATTCTCTAATCAAGTAATAGAATTTGGTAGTGTAACTTTAGGACTGCCAAATCATATTGATAATACACTTAGAAAATTTGATCAAGGTGACATAAAACTAGGGGTTCGCTCGATTGAGTCGAATAGAATCTTACAACGACTCAGTATGATACAAATCGCAACTATTTGGGGAAGCTTTGTAAGTTCATTATTAATTTGTACAACTCTTCTATTTATTAATAATTATTTAAATCTAGCTTTAGTAGTTATAATAATTACATTAATTCCATTATCTATATTAGTTAGGCTTTTTTACCGCATAAACCGTCTGAACAAGCGATTCTGA